A region from the Acyrthosiphon pisum isolate AL4f chromosome A1, pea_aphid_22Mar2018_4r6ur, whole genome shotgun sequence genome encodes:
- the LOC100167860 gene encoding uncharacterized protein LOC100167860 — protein sequence MVTKMPEGETEPVSLVTIKEPVDLIRLSVDERIYVKMRHDRELRGRLHAFDQHLNMVLGEAEETITTIEVDEETFEEVYKTTKRTIPMLFVRGDGVILVSPPSTTS from the exons atggTAACTAAAATGCCAGAAGGAGAAACagag cCAGTATCACTTGTGACAATCAAAGAGCCAGTTGATTTAATTCGTCTTAGTGTAGATGAAAGAATCTATGTTAAGATGCGCCATGACCGAGAATTACGTGGTCGGCttcat gCTTTTGATCAGCATTTAAACATGGTGTTAGGAGAAGCTGAAGAGACTATTACTACAATTGAAGTTGATGAAGAAACATTTGAAGAAGTATATAAGACTACTAAACGTACTATACCTATGTTGTTTGTTAGAGGAGATGGTGTTATACTTGTGTCTCCTCCTTCTACTACATCataa